In Streptomyces sp. NBC_01717, one DNA window encodes the following:
- a CDS encoding ATP-binding protein has protein sequence MSIWWSLHLRREAASVPLARRFLLGTMESAGVDPDISFDLSLALSEACANAVEHGGEQRSANDLVAPGDCDPWDAWDSWSEQSGTTSGQYWVTAYLDGEKCRIEVADSGPGFPARRVLRTAEQPYAHQPPAHQPQQLPPLSAEDGRGLCLIEQLADHVHFANRPGRGAVVSFDKVLKWREGALLMVS, from the coding sequence ATGAGCATCTGGTGGTCACTCCATTTGCGGCGCGAAGCTGCGAGCGTTCCGCTCGCCCGTCGCTTCCTGCTCGGCACCATGGAGTCCGCGGGCGTGGATCCGGACATCTCTTTCGACCTGTCGCTCGCGCTCAGCGAAGCCTGTGCGAACGCTGTCGAGCACGGCGGGGAGCAGAGGAGCGCCAACGACCTCGTCGCCCCCGGGGACTGCGATCCATGGGACGCGTGGGACTCCTGGAGCGAGCAGTCCGGTACGACCTCCGGGCAGTACTGGGTCACCGCGTATCTGGACGGCGAGAAGTGCCGTATCGAAGTCGCCGACTCGGGGCCCGGCTTCCCCGCCCGGCGTGTGCTTCGCACTGCCGAACAGCCGTATGCGCATCAACCGCCCGCGCACCAACCGCAGCAGCTTCCGCCACTCAGCGCCGAGGACGGCCGAGGACTCTGCCTCATCGAACAGCTCGCCGACCACGTCCACTTCGCCAACCGCCCGGGCCGTGGTGCGGTGGTGAGCTTCGACAAGGTCCTGAAATGGCGGGAGGGCGCCCTGCTCATGGTGTCCTGA
- a CDS encoding aminopeptidase P family protein: MSEEPTPETPETEETEPVKQRKNGLYPGVSDELAANMKSGWADTELHGLEPIAQAEHTAARRAALSERFPGERLVIPAGNLKTRSNDTEYAFRASTEYAYLTGDQTQDGVLVLEPKGDRHEATIYLLPRSNRENGEFWLDGQGELWVGRRHSLTEAEQLLGIPAKDVRQLPSALKEATGPVRNVRGHDAGIESALTDKVTAERDEELRVFLSEARLVKDAFEIAELEKACDATARGFEDVVKVLDKAEATSERYIEGTFFLRARIEGNDIGYGSICAAGPHATTLHWVRNDGPVRSGELLLLDAGVETNDLYTADVTRTLPINGTFTPLQRKIYDAVYEAQEAGIAAVKPGADYRDFHDAAQRVLTEKLVEWGLLGDLSVDKVLELGLQRRWTLHGTGHMLGMDVHDCAAARTETYVNGTLEPGVCLTVEPGLYFQADDLTVPEEYRGIGVRIEDDILVTEDGNRNLSDKLPRQADEVEAWMAQLKG; this comes from the coding sequence GTGTCTGAGGAGCCCACCCCGGAGACCCCGGAGACCGAAGAGACAGAGCCGGTCAAGCAGCGGAAGAACGGCCTGTACCCGGGCGTCTCCGATGAGCTCGCCGCCAACATGAAGTCGGGCTGGGCCGACACCGAGCTGCACGGCCTCGAGCCGATCGCCCAGGCCGAGCACACCGCGGCCCGTCGCGCCGCACTGTCCGAGCGCTTCCCCGGCGAGCGTCTGGTCATTCCCGCGGGCAACCTGAAGACCCGCTCCAATGACACCGAGTACGCCTTCCGCGCCTCCACCGAGTACGCGTACCTCACCGGCGACCAGACCCAGGACGGCGTGCTCGTCCTGGAGCCGAAGGGCGACCGGCACGAGGCGACCATCTACCTCCTGCCGCGCTCCAACCGCGAGAACGGCGAGTTCTGGCTCGACGGCCAGGGCGAGCTGTGGGTCGGCCGCCGCCACTCCCTGACCGAGGCCGAGCAGCTGCTGGGCATCCCGGCGAAGGACGTACGTCAGCTCCCGTCCGCGCTGAAGGAGGCCACCGGACCGGTCCGTAACGTCCGCGGCCACGACGCGGGCATCGAGTCCGCGCTCACCGACAAGGTCACCGCGGAGCGCGACGAGGAGCTGCGGGTCTTCCTCTCCGAAGCGCGCCTGGTCAAGGATGCCTTCGAGATCGCCGAGCTGGAGAAGGCCTGCGATGCCACGGCGCGCGGCTTCGAGGACGTCGTGAAGGTCCTCGACAAGGCCGAGGCGACCAGCGAGCGCTACATCGAGGGCACGTTCTTCCTGCGCGCCCGCATCGAGGGCAACGACATCGGCTACGGCTCGATCTGCGCCGCGGGCCCGCACGCAACCACCCTGCACTGGGTGCGCAACGACGGCCCCGTGCGCTCCGGCGAGCTGCTGCTGCTCGACGCCGGTGTGGAGACCAATGACCTCTACACCGCCGATGTGACGCGGACCCTTCCCATCAACGGCACGTTCACGCCGCTGCAGCGGAAGATCTACGACGCGGTGTACGAGGCCCAGGAGGCGGGAATCGCGGCCGTCAAGCCCGGCGCGGACTACCGCGACTTCCACGACGCCGCGCAGCGCGTGCTCACCGAGAAGCTCGTCGAGTGGGGTCTGCTGGGCGATCTGTCCGTGGACAAGGTCCTGGAGCTGGGTCTGCAGCGCCGCTGGACCCTGCACGGCACCGGCCACATGCTCGGCATGGACGTCCACGACTGCGCCGCCGCACGCACCGAGACGTACGTCAACGGGACGCTGGAGCCCGGCGTCTGCCTCACCGTGGAGCCCGGTCTGTACTTCCAGGCCGACGACCTGACCGTGCCGGAGGAGTACCGCGGCATCGGCGTCCGGATCGAGGACGACATCCTCGTCACCGAGGACGGCAACCGGAACCTCTCCGACAAGCTGCCGCGCCAGGCCGACGAGGTCGAGGCCTGGATGGCTCAGCTCAAGGGCTGA
- a CDS encoding PP2C family protein-serine/threonine phosphatase → MLDIGLHLRVHVDALIAAQNDMGVCDAIRRNALVGKPVAMSAPHLPKVAGIDPAVPVSAHTAGPLDGVPAAPGAFLQDRLAGWVSDLTTLHELTERLAGTNTLDDALHELLGAGAALVGARRGLIVFEPSDRRGPVSTIGLGLAHAELGHIETVPRSATSYGRILDGLPGAEGPQTSPDLLGDTGLDPRHREVAARLGYAASYALPLTTAATGRLGAAVWLYDEPAEPLERQRHLVGLYARYAAAHLARLLELHRARAEVAALTDELRPGRLPRVPGVQLAARHRGAPRGGGDWYDAMALPEGALGLAVGSVGGSGPSALTAMGRLRAGLRAYAVMEGEDPVAVLSDLELLLRLTEPARSATALFAYCEPAARKIVLAGAGHTPPLVIGDRRTEFVETTLSAPLGMLACWEAPSVEFAPAPGEIVLLYTDGLLRRTGDSMDRAFARLHSAAASVPKALRRDAGSVVDHVLRTVLPNGLDQVDSAEDIVILAARFD, encoded by the coding sequence ATGCTGGACATCGGCTTACATCTGCGTGTACATGTGGATGCACTGATAGCGGCGCAGAATGACATGGGGGTTTGCGATGCTATTCGACGAAACGCACTGGTCGGAAAGCCGGTTGCCATGAGCGCCCCTCACCTGCCGAAAGTGGCTGGAATCGATCCCGCAGTTCCTGTTTCAGCGCACACTGCCGGGCCTCTGGACGGTGTGCCGGCCGCGCCAGGAGCCTTTCTCCAAGACCGTCTGGCCGGTTGGGTCTCCGACCTCACCACGCTGCACGAGCTCACCGAGCGCCTGGCCGGAACCAACACCCTCGACGACGCGTTGCACGAGCTGCTCGGTGCCGGTGCGGCCCTCGTCGGCGCCCGCCGCGGGCTGATCGTCTTCGAACCCTCCGACCGTCGCGGCCCGGTCTCCACCATCGGTCTCGGACTCGCCCACGCCGAGCTCGGCCACATCGAGACGGTGCCGCGCAGCGCAACCTCGTACGGCAGGATCCTGGACGGCCTCCCGGGCGCCGAAGGACCCCAGACCAGCCCCGATCTGCTCGGCGACACAGGCCTGGACCCCCGCCACCGCGAAGTCGCCGCCCGGCTCGGATACGCCGCCAGCTACGCCCTGCCCCTCACCACCGCCGCGACCGGTCGGCTCGGCGCGGCCGTCTGGCTCTACGACGAGCCTGCCGAACCCCTGGAACGCCAGCGCCACCTCGTCGGCCTCTACGCCCGCTACGCGGCCGCACACCTGGCTCGGCTGCTGGAACTGCATCGGGCCAGGGCAGAAGTGGCTGCCCTCACCGACGAGCTGCGGCCCGGCCGGCTGCCCCGGGTCCCCGGCGTGCAGCTGGCCGCCCGCCATCGCGGCGCACCGCGCGGCGGCGGTGACTGGTACGACGCGATGGCGCTGCCGGAGGGTGCGCTCGGTCTCGCCGTCGGTTCGGTGGGCGGCTCCGGGCCCAGCGCGCTGACCGCCATGGGACGGCTGCGGGCCGGCCTGCGGGCGTACGCGGTGATGGAGGGCGAGGATCCGGTTGCCGTGCTCTCCGATCTGGAACTGCTGCTGCGGCTGACCGAACCCGCACGGTCCGCCACTGCGCTCTTCGCCTATTGCGAGCCCGCCGCACGCAAGATCGTGCTGGCCGGTGCCGGGCACACCCCACCACTGGTGATCGGCGACCGGCGCACGGAGTTCGTCGAGACCACCCTGTCCGCGCCGCTGGGCATGCTCGCCTGCTGGGAGGCGCCGAGCGTGGAGTTCGCTCCGGCGCCCGGCGAGATCGTGCTGCTGTACACCGACGGGCTGCTGCGCCGCACCGGCGACTCGATGGACCGGGCGTTCGCACGGCTCCACTCGGCGGCCGCGAGCGTACCGAAGGCGCTGCGCCGGGACGCCGGATCGGTGGTCGACCATGTGCTGCGCACCGTCCTGCCGAACGGGCTCGACCAGGTGGACAGCGCCGAGGACATCGTCATTCTGGCCGCGCGCTTCGACTGA
- a CDS encoding bifunctional DNA primase/polymerase has protein sequence MREILGRRRRLRLRRKARPAQLDAALTCATAWQWPVLPGVGLSAGGGRGDRGRGCACPDPECAVPGAHPFDPGLLAATTDERMVRWWWTNRPTAPIMLATGGRAPCALSLPAVAGARALTELDRMGMRLGPVVATPTRWSLLVAPYTLEQLGELLHAKDWVPSSLRFHGEGGYLVLPPSEVGAGQVRWERAPLPGPVAPWLPGVEAVLDALVEASNSAPDGGSRLAY, from the coding sequence ATGCGCGAGATCCTCGGAAGGCGACGCAGGCTCCGGCTCCGGCGCAAGGCACGGCCCGCCCAGCTCGACGCGGCCCTGACCTGTGCCACCGCATGGCAGTGGCCCGTGCTTCCCGGAGTGGGGCTGAGCGCAGGCGGTGGTCGCGGTGACCGCGGCCGTGGCTGCGCCTGCCCCGATCCCGAGTGCGCCGTACCCGGCGCACACCCCTTCGATCCCGGTCTCCTCGCGGCGACCACCGACGAGCGCATGGTGCGCTGGTGGTGGACCAACCGGCCCACCGCGCCGATCATGCTGGCCACCGGGGGCCGCGCCCCGTGCGCACTCAGCCTGCCCGCCGTGGCCGGCGCCCGGGCGCTGACCGAGCTCGACCGGATGGGGATGCGACTCGGTCCGGTGGTGGCGACACCGACACGGTGGTCGCTGCTGGTCGCTCCCTACACCCTCGAACAGCTTGGCGAGCTGTTGCACGCCAAGGACTGGGTGCCCAGTTCGCTGCGTTTCCACGGCGAGGGGGGCTATCTCGTTCTTCCCCCCTCCGAGGTGGGTGCGGGACAGGTGCGCTGGGAACGGGCTCCACTGCCTGGCCCCGTGGCGCCCTGGCTGCCGGGTGTGGAGGCTGTGCTGGACGCGCTGGTCGAAGCGAGCAACAGCGCTCCCGACGGTGGCAGCCGACTCGCGTACTGA
- a CDS encoding DUF5926 family protein, with protein sequence MAKKRPQTKAGKQQLKDSEIPVVGAREPCPCGSGRRYKACHGRAAAQAVTELVQRPFEGLAGECDWVALRELVPAATVELTLKGGLPEGVPAVTLATVLPMAWPALRRDDGSVLLALQNDTSSGDLSRDLADTLQCALETEPGSPVAARRVPADGPRLQDLLDPEAAFEPIVHSGFEFWVPGAENATPEVSASLERANEAAIPTTMLSGVDAAYWCETPEKNHLRWVMPHPEEQLLDALARLHAAGTSSLGEGTRLVGSFRAHGLMVPVWDLPSAMGAEECEKPAAELAERLAQALASDAPLTAEERRARGGLTNRQVTLS encoded by the coding sequence ATGGCCAAGAAGCGCCCTCAGACCAAGGCCGGGAAGCAGCAGCTCAAGGACAGCGAGATCCCGGTGGTCGGGGCTCGCGAGCCCTGCCCGTGCGGTTCGGGCCGCCGCTACAAGGCTTGTCACGGCCGCGCCGCCGCCCAGGCCGTGACCGAGCTGGTCCAGCGCCCGTTCGAGGGCCTCGCGGGCGAGTGCGACTGGGTCGCCCTGCGCGAGCTGGTGCCCGCGGCAACGGTCGAACTGACCCTGAAGGGCGGACTGCCCGAGGGCGTGCCGGCCGTGACGCTCGCAACCGTGCTGCCGATGGCGTGGCCGGCGCTGCGCCGCGACGACGGCTCCGTCCTGCTCGCCCTGCAGAACGACACCTCCTCCGGCGACCTCAGCCGCGACCTCGCGGACACCCTGCAATGCGCGCTGGAAACCGAGCCCGGTTCACCCGTCGCCGCCCGGCGCGTACCGGCCGACGGGCCGCGCCTGCAGGACCTGCTCGACCCGGAAGCCGCGTTCGAGCCGATCGTCCACTCCGGCTTCGAGTTCTGGGTCCCGGGCGCGGAGAACGCCACGCCCGAGGTGTCCGCATCCCTGGAGCGTGCGAACGAGGCGGCGATCCCGACCACCATGCTCTCCGGCGTGGACGCCGCGTATTGGTGCGAGACCCCGGAGAAGAACCACCTGCGCTGGGTCATGCCGCACCCCGAGGAGCAGCTCCTCGACGCGCTGGCCCGGCTGCACGCCGCCGGCACCTCCTCGCTCGGTGAGGGGACGCGGCTGGTCGGCTCCTTCCGCGCGCACGGACTGATGGTCCCGGTCTGGGATCTGCCGAGCGCGATGGGGGCCGAGGAGTGCGAGAAGCCCGCGGCCGAGCTCGCGGAGCGGCTGGCGCAGGCACTCGCCTCGGACGCGCCGCTCACCGCGGAGGAGCGGCGGGCCCGCGGCGGTCTCACCAACCGCCAGGTGACGCTCAGCTGA
- a CDS encoding ATP-binding protein has protein sequence MRHWQAIGRFPVQSRRASTPWRGAKEVSGVALVVAQEVPTSSSMAVPHGPAGVGQARHRMREQLRSYGVSDSVVDDAVLILSELLSNACRHGRPLGRHTDVGDGDVRAAWRVDGTGGLTVEVTDGGGPTRPIPATPSVTARGGRGLNIISALAEEWGVRDSSSGEVTVWVLVSEGRGRDHGNGHLPELDGLDFADAFDDAG, from the coding sequence GTGCGTCACTGGCAGGCCATTGGCCGGTTTCCGGTCCAGTCCAGGAGGGCATCCACTCCGTGGCGTGGGGCAAAGGAGGTCTCGGGGGTGGCGTTGGTGGTGGCACAGGAAGTGCCCACGTCGTCGAGCATGGCCGTACCCCATGGCCCTGCGGGCGTGGGGCAGGCGCGGCACCGGATGCGCGAGCAATTGCGCAGTTACGGGGTGTCGGATTCGGTCGTCGACGATGCTGTATTGATCCTTTCCGAACTTCTCAGCAATGCCTGCCGACACGGCAGGCCGCTGGGGCGACACACAGATGTGGGTGACGGCGACGTACGTGCCGCCTGGCGCGTCGACGGAACAGGCGGGCTGACCGTCGAGGTGACGGACGGAGGCGGTCCGACCCGACCGATTCCGGCCACACCGTCCGTGACGGCGCGCGGTGGCCGCGGGCTCAACATCATCAGCGCGCTCGCCGAGGAGTGGGGCGTGCGCGACAGCTCGTCCGGCGAGGTCACCGTGTGGGTGCTGGTCAGCGAGGGCCGCGGGCGCGACCACGGGAACGGGCATCTGCCGGAACTCGACGGGCTGGACTTCGCCGACGCCTTCGACGACGCGGGCTGA
- a CDS encoding glycerophosphodiester phosphodiesterase has protein sequence MQHPIQVIAHRGASDDAPEHTLAAYRKAIEDGADALECDVRLTSDGHLVCVHDRRVNRTSNGRGAVSALELAELAALDFGSWKDREESPDWDPVPGELTSVLTLERLLELVVETRAAGRPLQLAIETKHPTRWAGQVEERLLHLLKRFELDTPPDEGPSPVRIMSFSARSLHRIQAASPTLPTVYLMQFVSPRLRDGRLPAGARIAGPGLRIVRSHPGYIERLHRAGHRVHVWTVNEPEDVELCAHLGVEAIITNRPKQVLSQLGRF, from the coding sequence ATGCAACATCCCATCCAGGTCATCGCACACCGCGGGGCGTCCGACGACGCTCCCGAGCACACCCTGGCCGCCTACCGGAAGGCCATCGAGGACGGCGCGGACGCGCTGGAATGCGATGTACGGCTCACCTCCGACGGCCACCTCGTCTGCGTGCACGACCGCAGGGTGAACCGTACGTCCAACGGCCGCGGCGCCGTCTCCGCCCTGGAACTCGCCGAACTCGCCGCCCTCGACTTCGGCTCCTGGAAGGACCGCGAGGAGTCCCCGGACTGGGATCCCGTGCCGGGCGAGCTCACCTCCGTACTCACTCTTGAGCGACTGCTCGAGCTGGTCGTCGAGACGCGCGCTGCCGGGCGCCCCCTCCAGCTGGCCATCGAGACCAAACACCCCACTCGCTGGGCGGGCCAGGTGGAGGAACGGCTGCTGCATCTGCTGAAGCGCTTCGAGCTCGACACTCCGCCGGACGAGGGCCCCTCGCCGGTCCGGATCATGAGCTTCTCGGCACGCTCCCTGCACCGCATTCAGGCCGCCTCGCCCACCCTGCCGACCGTCTATCTGATGCAGTTCGTCTCGCCGCGGCTGCGCGACGGGCGGCTTCCGGCCGGCGCCCGGATCGCCGGTCCGGGGCTGCGGATCGTACGCAGTCACCCGGGTTACATCGAGCGGCTGCACCGCGCCGGCCACCGTGTGCACGTCTGGACAGTCAATGAACCCGAGGACGTGGAGCTCTGCGCACACCTTGGTGTCGAGGCAATCATCACGAATCGCCCAAAGCAGGTTCTGTCCCAACTGGGTCGCTTTTAA
- a CDS encoding S1C family serine protease encodes MSTENEGNEGTAAQAVPSVPSAPPVPAAAPEGTPAPPSAPAGPDSSDAAATQQSGQAMDWPPPQSPGPQHAPSAQPQSAGAWPPPPPAVPAYAQGAGGAGGPVWGAPNQLPAPAAPRKGRGSGLVAAVAVAALVAGGIGGALGYWAADRNDSGNSSGSTTVTASTNPQALKRDPGTVAGVAARALPSVVTIDAQNGDGEGGTGTGFVYDKEGHILTNNHVVASAANNGQLTATFSNGKKYDAEVVGRAEGYDVAVLKLKNAPSGLAPLLLGNSDQVAVGDSTIAIGAPFGLSNTVTTGIISAKNRPVASGDGSGGSNSYMSALQTDASINPGNSGGPLLDARGAVIGINSAIQSTGSSGQAQAGSIGLGFAIPINQAENVAQQLIKTGQPVYPVIGATVTMDEKTGGAVISEQGSGGTPPVSPDGPAAKAGLKAGDVITKFNETVIDSGPTLIGEIWTHKPGDKVTLTYKRDGKVSTAEVTLGERKGDS; translated from the coding sequence GTGAGCACAGAGAACGAGGGCAACGAGGGCACCGCGGCTCAGGCCGTTCCGTCCGTTCCGTCCGCACCTCCCGTGCCGGCCGCTGCTCCTGAGGGCACGCCTGCGCCCCCGTCGGCGCCCGCGGGCCCGGATTCGTCGGACGCGGCGGCGACGCAGCAGTCGGGACAGGCGATGGACTGGCCCCCGCCGCAGTCCCCCGGGCCGCAGCACGCGCCGTCCGCGCAGCCGCAGTCGGCCGGTGCCTGGCCGCCTCCCCCGCCTGCCGTTCCCGCGTACGCGCAGGGCGCGGGCGGTGCCGGTGGTCCGGTGTGGGGGGCGCCCAACCAGCTGCCGGCGCCGGCGGCCCCGCGGAAGGGGCGCGGCAGCGGCCTGGTGGCCGCGGTGGCCGTCGCGGCGCTCGTGGCGGGCGGCATCGGCGGCGCCCTCGGCTACTGGGCCGCCGACCGGAACGACAGCGGCAACTCCTCCGGGTCGACCACGGTCACGGCGTCGACCAATCCGCAGGCCCTCAAGCGCGACCCCGGCACGGTCGCAGGCGTCGCGGCCAGGGCGCTGCCCAGCGTGGTCACCATCGACGCCCAGAACGGCGACGGCGAGGGCGGCACGGGCACCGGCTTCGTGTACGACAAGGAAGGCCACATCCTCACCAACAACCACGTGGTGGCTTCCGCGGCGAACAATGGCCAGCTCACGGCGACGTTCTCCAACGGCAAGAAGTACGACGCCGAGGTGGTCGGCCGCGCGGAGGGTTACGACGTCGCCGTACTGAAGCTCAAGAACGCGCCGTCGGGGCTCGCCCCGCTGCTCCTCGGCAACTCGGACCAGGTCGCGGTCGGTGATTCGACGATCGCGATCGGCGCGCCGTTCGGTCTGTCCAACACGGTCACGACCGGCATCATCAGCGCGAAGAACCGCCCGGTCGCCTCCGGTGACGGCTCCGGCGGCAGCAACTCGTACATGAGCGCACTGCAGACCGACGCCTCGATCAACCCGGGCAACTCCGGCGGCCCGCTGCTCGATGCGCGCGGTGCGGTCATCGGTATCAACTCGGCCATCCAGTCGACCGGCAGCAGCGGTCAGGCCCAGGCGGGATCCATCGGCCTCGGTTTCGCGATCCCGATCAACCAGGCGGAGAACGTCGCCCAGCAGCTGATCAAGACCGGTCAGCCGGTCTACCCGGTGATCGGTGCCACGGTCACCATGGACGAGAAGACCGGCGGCGCCGTCATCTCGGAGCAGGGCTCGGGCGGCACGCCGCCCGTCAGCCCGGACGGGCCCGCCGCCAAGGCCGGTCTCAAGGCGGGCGACGTCATCACCAAGTTCAACGAGACGGTGATCGACAGCGGCCCGACCCTGATCGGCGAGATCTGGACCCACAAGCCGGGCGACAAGGTCACGCTGACCTACAAGCGCGACGGCAAGGTGTCGACGGCCGAAGTCACCCTGGGGGAGCGCAAGGGCGACAGCTGA
- a CDS encoding bifunctional DNA primase/polymerase, with protein sequence MAITDRQTATLALAHALSAAEHGLPVIPLSATKLPALRSPHHDEDRPVTCRGACGLPGHGVHDATTNPAAVRALFAAAPWATGYGIACGRAPHHLIGVDLDIDATGRNDSVVALQQLALHHLFTIPPTVTVITPSGGRHIWLTGPPGVSVPNSASRLAPGIDIRGTGGYLVGPGSVTTRGTYRLAPGAADLSPAPCPRALLRLLTPPARPHHPSGRPHHGQGLVQFVLAAHEGQRNTRLFWAACRAYEHGFGDALADALTDAAVRTGLTEREARATIASADRLTSGRPMGPEDAERPGRFP encoded by the coding sequence ATGGCCATCACCGACCGGCAGACCGCCACCCTGGCCCTCGCCCACGCGCTCTCCGCTGCCGAGCACGGGCTCCCCGTCATCCCGCTGTCCGCCACCAAGCTCCCCGCCCTGCGCTCTCCCCATCACGACGAGGACCGGCCGGTCACCTGCCGAGGCGCCTGCGGCCTCCCCGGACACGGCGTCCACGACGCCACCACGAACCCTGCCGCCGTACGCGCCCTCTTCGCCGCCGCCCCCTGGGCCACCGGCTACGGAATCGCCTGCGGCCGCGCCCCGCACCACCTCATCGGCGTCGACCTCGACATCGACGCCACCGGCCGGAACGACTCCGTGGTGGCCCTCCAGCAGCTGGCACTGCACCACCTGTTCACCATCCCGCCGACGGTCACGGTGATCACTCCCAGCGGCGGCCGCCACATCTGGCTCACCGGCCCGCCCGGCGTATCCGTACCGAATTCCGCCAGCCGCCTCGCCCCCGGCATCGACATCCGCGGTACCGGCGGCTACCTGGTCGGTCCGGGCTCGGTCACCACCCGCGGCACCTACCGACTCGCCCCCGGTGCCGCCGACCTCTCCCCGGCCCCCTGCCCTCGCGCGCTCCTCCGTCTGCTCACGCCCCCCGCACGTCCTCACCACCCCTCCGGCCGCCCCCACCACGGCCAGGGCCTGGTCCAGTTCGTTCTCGCGGCACACGAAGGACAGCGCAACACCCGGCTCTTCTGGGCTGCTTGCCGTGCGTACGAACACGGCTTCGGCGACGCCCTGGCGGACGCCCTCACCGACGCCGCAGTCCGCACCGGCCTCACCGAACGCGAGGCCCGGGCCACCATCGCCTCGGCCGACCGGCTCACCTCCGGCCGCCCCATGGGCCCGGAGGACGCCGAACGCCCCGGCCGATTCCCCTGA
- a CDS encoding acyl-CoA dehydrogenase family protein encodes MHLAPTERQQQLRAELRTYFRDVITGPDVASGTDVTSGMRAGRADDPAEQRRLLRRIGSDGMLGLGWPVEYGGQGRGPDEQFVFFDEAYRAGAPVSMVTLNTVGPTLMKYGTEAQKAYFLPRILNGDLVFAIGYSEPEAGTDLAALRTRAVRDGDAWVIDGQKIFTSNAQNADWIWLACRTDPDAAKHKGISIILVPTDAPGFAWTPIETVGGLTTTATYYDGIRVPVTNLVGEENGGWGLITNQLNHERVALAAIGMQAEEFYEAVLAHARTPDPVSGRRAVDEPWVRSRLAEAYARLAATRLLNWRLVGDVGAGSLAPGEASGVKFMGTESAVEVYRMCQEIAGEAGMVRGGSLGSFGDGELERMNRAAQINTFGGGVSEVQREIVATMRLGMKRGKR; translated from the coding sequence GTGCACCTCGCCCCGACGGAGCGTCAGCAGCAGCTGCGCGCCGAGCTCCGCACCTATTTCCGCGATGTGATCACCGGGCCGGACGTGGCTTCCGGGACGGATGTGACGTCCGGGATGCGGGCAGGACGTGCCGATGATCCGGCCGAGCAACGCCGACTGCTCCGTCGGATCGGCTCCGACGGGATGCTCGGACTGGGCTGGCCCGTCGAGTACGGGGGTCAGGGCCGCGGTCCCGACGAGCAGTTCGTCTTCTTCGACGAGGCGTACCGGGCGGGTGCGCCCGTGTCCATGGTCACGCTCAACACTGTCGGCCCGACCTTGATGAAGTACGGGACCGAGGCGCAGAAGGCGTACTTCCTGCCGCGGATTCTGAACGGCGACCTCGTTTTCGCGATCGGTTACAGCGAGCCGGAGGCCGGCACGGACCTGGCCGCGTTGCGCACGAGAGCGGTGCGGGACGGGGACGCCTGGGTGATCGACGGGCAGAAGATCTTCACCAGTAATGCGCAGAACGCGGACTGGATCTGGCTCGCCTGCCGTACGGATCCGGATGCGGCCAAGCACAAGGGCATCTCGATCATCCTGGTCCCGACGGACGCCCCCGGGTTCGCCTGGACCCCCATCGAGACCGTGGGTGGTCTGACCACGACGGCCACCTACTACGACGGGATACGGGTACCCGTCACGAATCTGGTCGGCGAGGAGAACGGCGGCTGGGGGCTGATCACCAACCAGCTGAACCATGAGCGGGTGGCGCTCGCCGCGATCGGGATGCAGGCCGAGGAGTTCTACGAGGCGGTGCTCGCCCACGCCCGTACCCCCGATCCGGTGAGTGGGCGGCGCGCCGTTGACGAGCCGTGGGTGCGGTCCCGGCTGGCCGAGGCCTATGCCCGGCTGGCGGCAACGCGCCTGCTCAACTGGCGTTTGGTGGGGGATGTGGGGGCGGGCTCGCTGGCCCCCGGCGAGGCGAGCGGCGTGAAATTCATGGGAACCGAATCGGCCGTCGAGGTGTATCGAATGTGCCAGGAAATCGCGGGCGAGGCCGGGATGGTCCGCGGTGGTTCGCTCGGCTCCTTCGGGGACGGGGAGCTGGAGCGGATGAACCGGGCGGCGCAGATCAACACCTTCGGGGGCGGGGTGAGCGAGGTGCAGCGGGAGATCGTCGCGACGATGCGGCTCGGCATGAAGAGGGGGAAGCGGTGA